One segment of Radiobacillus kanasensis DNA contains the following:
- a CDS encoding ABC transporter ATP-binding protein: MTTIVKNLVKQFGKFEALKGIHLEIEDGEFIAILGPSGCGKTTLLRLLAGFDSPTDGSIQISGSEVGNPKSTLPPEKRNIGMVFQSFALWPHLNVKEHIRFPLVHHRFVPKGINIEERIQDVLDITELNAFAGRMPNELSGGQKQRVALGRAIAPQPDLLLMDEPLSNLDAELRMEMRKEIQEIHRLTKATIIYVTHDQSEALAMADRIVVMNQGKIEQVGTPREIYSFPSTEFVASFVGKANLIRGTWYENHFEPELAPQLKWQDHGVSDDLKKKSLYPLRPEQIELSHDEGGIPGVITSVQYQGKEIHYTVQTQQQNWVVHMDLWQAFPLGDSVFVRMKQEQIPMGVHPEKTASF, encoded by the coding sequence ATGACAACCATAGTAAAGAATTTAGTAAAGCAGTTTGGCAAGTTTGAGGCTCTTAAAGGAATCCATCTGGAAATTGAAGATGGTGAATTCATCGCCATTTTGGGACCATCTGGTTGTGGAAAAACTACGCTCCTTCGCCTACTAGCAGGCTTCGATTCACCTACGGATGGGAGCATTCAAATTAGTGGAAGCGAAGTAGGAAACCCTAAATCTACATTACCACCAGAAAAACGAAACATTGGAATGGTGTTTCAATCCTTTGCGCTATGGCCACATTTGAATGTAAAGGAACATATTAGATTCCCTTTAGTCCACCATCGATTTGTTCCAAAAGGTATAAACATAGAAGAGCGAATTCAGGACGTATTAGACATCACGGAATTGAACGCCTTTGCGGGTAGAATGCCAAATGAACTTTCAGGCGGGCAAAAACAACGGGTAGCACTAGGACGTGCGATTGCACCTCAACCGGATCTATTGTTAATGGATGAACCGTTAAGTAACCTGGATGCGGAGCTCCGAATGGAAATGCGCAAGGAAATTCAAGAGATACACCGCTTAACGAAAGCCACTATTATTTATGTAACCCATGACCAAAGCGAAGCTCTAGCCATGGCCGACCGTATCGTTGTCATGAATCAAGGAAAAATCGAACAGGTAGGTACGCCAAGAGAAATCTATAGCTTTCCATCCACGGAATTCGTTGCTAGCTTTGTAGGCAAAGCAAACCTAATACGTGGAACATGGTACGAAAATCATTTTGAACCGGAACTAGCTCCCCAATTGAAATGGCAGGATCACGGAGTTTCCGATGATTTAAAAAAGAAAAGCCTATATCCACTCCGTCCAGAGCAAATTGAACTTTCTCATGATGAGGGCGGTATTCCCGGAGTTATCACCAGTGTGCAATATCAAGGGAAGGAAATTCACTATACCGTGCAAACGCAACAGCAAAACTGGGTTGTTCACATGGATCTATGGCAGGCGTTCCCACTTGGGGACTCTGTATTTGTCCGAATGAAACAAGAGCAAATTCCAATGGGAGTTCATCCTGAGAAAACAGCTAGTTTTTAA
- a CDS encoding PHP domain-containing protein, producing the protein MKMDLHIHSTFSDGEWTPAEIIQNAADNELHLISITDHDEIAGYHEGVALAKIMGVTLIPGIELNTDGPDGEIHILGYQFDPDSTVLLNHIQKRQEQRIEWAKQIVEKLQDMQYSITFEDCMAHAQGGVIVRTHIAMELFAKGYFPSPQEAYNELLRKGAPAFCARPPFTAEQAIQLIHQAGGKAFLAHPGIYDFAIQMDNLVSYGLDGIEAYHSKHTTSQTTFWREKALELGLMFSGGSDHHGPNSRNPFPIGSVTMDEKQILQWIKKERIS; encoded by the coding sequence ATGAAGATGGACCTACATATCCATTCCACATTTTCCGATGGGGAATGGACACCAGCGGAAATCATCCAAAATGCTGCAGACAATGAATTACATCTAATCTCCATTACAGATCATGATGAGATTGCTGGCTATCATGAAGGAGTAGCTCTTGCGAAGATAATGGGAGTAACCCTTATCCCTGGTATCGAACTGAATACGGACGGACCGGATGGGGAAATCCACATTTTAGGATATCAGTTTGATCCTGACTCTACTGTTCTACTAAACCATATTCAAAAAAGACAAGAACAACGAATAGAGTGGGCTAAACAAATCGTGGAAAAACTACAGGACATGCAATACTCTATAACCTTTGAAGATTGCATGGCACATGCGCAAGGTGGCGTAATTGTAAGGACGCATATCGCAATGGAACTTTTTGCAAAAGGGTATTTCCCCTCTCCCCAGGAGGCTTATAACGAGTTATTACGTAAAGGGGCTCCGGCATTTTGTGCCCGCCCACCTTTTACAGCAGAACAAGCTATTCAACTCATCCATCAAGCGGGTGGAAAAGCCTTTCTTGCTCACCCAGGAATCTACGATTTTGCCATCCAAATGGATAACCTAGTTAGCTATGGATTAGATGGGATTGAGGCCTATCATTCTAAGCATACGACGAGCCAAACGACCTTTTGGCGTGAAAAGGCACTTGAATTAGGTCTCATGTTTTCAGGTGGAAGTGATCATCACGGCCCAAACTCGCGTAATCCATTTCCGATCGGTAGTGTCACGATGGATGAAAAGCAGATTCTCCAATGGATAAAAAAGGAGAGAATATCATGA
- a CDS encoding sugar phosphate isomerase/epimerase family protein, producing MRLFVSSSLCWAYPPDDVIKLANQFHFDGVEIWAEHVWHYHTSIDSILQAKEDYDIELSLHAASWDLNLSAINEGIRMQSIYEIEKSMILAKEIGATNVTIHPGRYTLTNEWIDKHKEIFIHNLQILAEKADQLEVTLSLELMEPLKKEFITEPASMNQILEHLPENVQTTFDVAHVPLSKKPLDYFHRMNRINKVHISDSTDQIYHVPLGTGSIDLHPILEELVYSDLPIVVEGFENDRSLAKLQQNLSYLNKKSLLRRKTIEDISH from the coding sequence ATGAGATTATTTGTCTCCTCATCACTATGTTGGGCCTATCCACCGGACGACGTGATTAAACTTGCAAACCAGTTTCACTTCGATGGTGTGGAGATCTGGGCAGAGCATGTTTGGCACTATCATACGTCGATAGACTCCATTCTTCAGGCCAAGGAGGATTACGATATCGAGTTATCTCTCCATGCTGCAAGCTGGGACTTGAATTTATCAGCCATCAATGAAGGGATACGAATGCAGTCTATCTATGAAATTGAGAAATCAATGATTTTAGCAAAAGAAATTGGGGCAACGAATGTAACTATCCATCCTGGTAGGTACACCCTTACCAACGAGTGGATCGATAAACACAAGGAAATATTCATTCATAATCTACAGATCCTTGCTGAAAAAGCAGATCAGTTAGAGGTGACTTTGTCTTTGGAGCTCATGGAACCGCTCAAAAAGGAATTTATTACAGAACCTGCATCTATGAATCAGATTCTTGAGCATCTACCGGAGAACGTGCAAACAACCTTTGATGTCGCACATGTTCCGTTATCAAAGAAGCCTTTGGACTACTTTCATCGAATGAATCGCATCAACAAGGTTCACATTAGTGATTCCACCGACCAAATATACCATGTACCACTTGGGACAGGATCTATTGACTTGCATCCTATTTTAGAGGAATTGGTGTACTCAGACCTTCCTATCGTAGTGGAAGGCTTTGAAAATGATCGTTCCTTGGCCAAGCTACAGCAAAACCTATCCTATCTAAATAAAAAATCCCTATTAAGGAGGAAAACGATTGAGGATATTAGTCACTAA
- the maa gene encoding maltose O-acetyltransferase: MKTEKEKMIAGELYKPGDPELVAGRKEARRLVRLYNQTTEDDGQERTRILKELFGSTGEHLYMETNIRCDYGYNIYVGEHFYANFDCVLLDVCEIRIGDNCMLAPGVHIYTATHPLHPVERNSGKELGKPVTIGNNVWIGGSAVINPGVTIGDNAVIASGAVVTKDVPANTVVGGNPAKIIKEIEL, from the coding sequence GTGAAAACGGAAAAAGAAAAAATGATAGCGGGTGAACTGTACAAGCCTGGTGACCCTGAGTTAGTAGCAGGACGTAAAGAAGCGAGAAGACTTGTTCGGTTATATAATCAAACAACAGAGGATGATGGCCAAGAACGCACGAGAATCTTAAAGGAATTATTCGGATCAACGGGAGAACATCTGTATATGGAAACGAATATCCGTTGTGATTATGGCTATAACATTTATGTCGGGGAGCATTTTTATGCAAACTTTGACTGTGTCCTTCTAGACGTTTGTGAAATTCGAATTGGCGACAATTGCATGCTCGCACCGGGAGTACATATCTATACCGCCACTCATCCTCTTCACCCAGTCGAACGTAACTCTGGAAAAGAACTAGGAAAACCTGTAACGATTGGCAACAATGTGTGGATTGGTGGAAGTGCTGTAATTAATCCCGGAGTTACGATAGGAGACAATGCTGTGATTGCCTCTGGTGCAGTAGTGACGAAGGATGTTCCAGCTAATACCGTTGTCGGTGGGAATCCCGCGAAAATTATTAAAGAAATAGAGCTCTAA
- a CDS encoding nucleotidyltransferase domain-containing protein, giving the protein MSKPNPTKAAHQFVEKYFPDCQGALLAGSTVRGEYTATSDLDIVIFDTSISQSYRESRFEFGWPVEVFVHNLTSYRQFFESDKQRARPSMPRMIAEAITLKDTEVIQKIQEEAQQLLDDGPEEWTADIIETKRYFITDALDDFIGSSVRAEELFIANSLAELISEFVLRTNRRWIGASKWIVRSLKHYDEEFTERFVEAFDTFYRTGDKHEVIKLADDVLKPFGGRLFEGFSLGKSK; this is encoded by the coding sequence ATGAGTAAACCCAATCCAACTAAAGCAGCACACCAATTTGTTGAAAAGTATTTTCCAGACTGTCAGGGCGCCTTGCTTGCAGGGAGCACAGTAAGAGGGGAATACACAGCAACCTCTGATCTTGATATCGTAATTTTTGATACAAGTATCAGTCAATCATACAGAGAATCACGATTCGAATTTGGATGGCCAGTTGAAGTATTTGTACATAACTTAACCTCCTATCGCCAGTTCTTTGAAAGTGATAAGCAACGGGCAAGACCATCTATGCCAAGAATGATAGCGGAAGCAATCACTCTAAAAGACACCGAGGTAATTCAAAAAATCCAAGAAGAGGCACAGCAGCTTCTCGATGACGGACCGGAAGAATGGACAGCTGACATAATAGAAACAAAGCGATATTTTATAACAGATGCGCTAGATGATTTTATAGGAAGCTCTGTCAGAGCAGAGGAACTATTCATTGCCAACTCTCTAGCTGAGTTAATCAGCGAGTTTGTTTTAAGAACAAACCGTAGGTGGATTGGTGCGTCTAAATGGATCGTTCGATCTTTGAAACATTATGATGAAGAATTCACAGAACGCTTTGTGGAGGCATTTGATACTTTTTATAGGACAGGCGACAAACATGAAGTCATAAAGCTAGCGGATGACGTATTGAAGCCTTTTGGTGGTCGGTTATTTGAAGGGTTTTCTCTAGGGAAATCAAAGTAA
- a CDS encoding ABC transporter substrate-binding protein, which produces MSKFKLGVAALLSIGLITGCAAQGETTDSGDVSGDLSFYTSQPDVDAEQLVTAFNEKYPDVNVNVFRSGTEEVISKVMAEEQAGDVQADVLLVADSVTFESLKEQDMLLTYKSEEAKEIPENFVDPDGTYTGTKVMSTALVVNTDNVSEMPTSWKVLTDSDSSGSTIMPSPLYSGAAAYNLGVLTRNDDFGWDFYENLKNNDITVTEGNGAVLKAVASGEETYGMVVDFIVARAEAEGSPVKLVYPEEGVPVITEPIGIMKNTQNEAAAKAFVDFVLSEEGQKLAAEIGYTPIRKGVEAPEGLRTIKDMNVLEADIKELYQAREDDKKQFSELFGE; this is translated from the coding sequence ATGTCTAAATTTAAATTAGGAGTAGCTGCTCTATTAAGTATTGGCCTTATCACAGGTTGTGCTGCGCAAGGTGAAACAACGGATTCTGGTGATGTTTCTGGAGATTTATCGTTTTATACTTCCCAGCCAGATGTCGATGCAGAACAATTAGTTACTGCGTTCAATGAAAAATATCCGGATGTAAACGTGAATGTATTCCGCTCTGGAACAGAAGAAGTCATCAGTAAAGTTATGGCAGAAGAACAAGCTGGTGATGTACAAGCTGACGTCCTATTGGTCGCGGATTCTGTAACATTTGAAAGCTTGAAAGAACAAGATATGCTCTTGACCTATAAGTCAGAAGAAGCGAAGGAAATCCCAGAAAACTTCGTTGATCCAGACGGTACGTACACGGGCACAAAAGTCATGTCTACTGCTTTAGTAGTGAACACGGACAACGTATCCGAAATGCCAACATCCTGGAAAGTACTGACGGATTCTGATTCTAGCGGAAGCACGATTATGCCTAGTCCACTTTACTCTGGTGCAGCCGCTTATAACTTAGGTGTCTTAACTCGTAACGATGACTTCGGTTGGGACTTCTACGAAAACTTAAAAAACAACGACATAACGGTTACAGAAGGAAACGGGGCTGTTCTGAAGGCAGTTGCTTCTGGAGAAGAAACTTACGGTATGGTCGTTGATTTTATTGTGGCACGTGCCGAGGCGGAAGGATCTCCTGTTAAACTTGTTTATCCTGAAGAAGGCGTACCTGTTATCACCGAACCAATCGGGATTATGAAAAATACGCAAAACGAGGCTGCAGCCAAAGCATTCGTAGACTTCGTATTATCAGAAGAGGGACAAAAGCTTGCTGCTGAAATTGGGTACACACCTATCCGCAAAGGGGTAGAAGCTCCAGAAGGTTTAAGAACCATTAAGGATATGAACGTGTTAGAGGCAGATATTAAGGAACTATACCAAGCACGTGAAGACGATAAAAAACAATTTAGTGAACTGTTTGGAGAATAA
- a CDS encoding DMT family transporter: MKTSHGLLLTFSVIAISFAAIFVKWSEAPATIISMYRMYLACVLLLPILWFKREDIKRLTKKDWLFLALSGVFLAMHFALWFGSLKLTTVASSTIILSLQPIVALIGGFIFYKERVTIATILTIGISIVGVVIIGWGDLGLSTAVIIGDILSFLCVIAVVCYLLIGQNKVKTISHWVYSFFVFLFAGMALSVFNLIAGVSMVGYSSREWGIFALLAIFPTAAHVIYNSLLKYMNTATISMTILGEPVGATILAAILLNEQIIGMQIVGGFFVLVGVFLFLMQQRKEAAKQKHKGEELVS, encoded by the coding sequence ATGAAAACATCTCATGGACTACTATTAACATTTTCTGTAATCGCGATATCCTTTGCGGCTATATTTGTAAAATGGTCGGAGGCTCCTGCCACTATAATTAGTATGTACCGCATGTACTTAGCCTGTGTTCTATTACTGCCAATTTTATGGTTCAAGCGAGAGGATATAAAAAGACTCACAAAAAAGGATTGGCTCTTCTTAGCATTATCAGGTGTTTTTCTAGCCATGCACTTTGCGTTATGGTTCGGTTCTTTAAAACTAACAACGGTCGCAAGTTCAACAATTATCTTATCCTTGCAGCCTATTGTCGCACTAATCGGTGGATTCATATTTTATAAGGAACGGGTCACGATTGCTACAATCTTAACGATCGGAATTTCCATCGTGGGTGTTGTTATTATAGGTTGGGGAGATTTGGGCTTGAGTACGGCTGTTATTATTGGTGACATCCTATCTTTCCTATGCGTAATCGCAGTTGTCTGTTATCTATTAATTGGCCAGAACAAGGTAAAGACCATCTCCCATTGGGTTTATAGTTTCTTTGTATTCCTCTTTGCTGGAATGGCATTATCTGTGTTTAACCTGATAGCAGGTGTTTCGATGGTCGGATACAGTTCGCGAGAGTGGGGTATTTTTGCTTTGCTAGCCATTTTCCCAACAGCCGCGCATGTTATCTATAATTCATTATTAAAATATATGAATACCGCAACGATCTCGATGACGATACTTGGCGAACCAGTCGGAGCTACGATTTTAGCGGCCATTTTACTAAATGAACAAATTATTGGCATGCAGATTGTAGGAGGATTTTTTGTTTTAGTTGGTGTATTTCTGTTTTTAATGCAACAGCGAAAGGAAGCGGCTAAACAAAAACATAAAGGGGAAGAGCTTGTATCGTGA
- a CDS encoding GNAT family N-acetyltransferase, with the protein MKLYEDAGWWEERTELEIEKMLERVSSVGAWKSDSLVGFARAVSDDTFRAYIEDVVILQDYQKSGIGMIMIAKLLDELSHIDIISLFCEEHLIPFYEKNNFKTSKSQFVLHRK; encoded by the coding sequence ATGAAGCTCTATGAAGATGCTGGCTGGTGGGAAGAAAGAACAGAACTCGAGATTGAAAAAATGCTAGAGCGTGTTAGCTCTGTAGGGGCATGGAAAAGTGATTCGCTTGTCGGGTTTGCGAGAGCCGTTTCAGATGATACATTTAGGGCGTATATCGAAGACGTTGTTATTCTACAAGACTACCAAAAATCAGGAATCGGTATGATAATGATAGCTAAACTTCTTGATGAACTTTCTCATATCGATATAATAAGTCTGTTTTGCGAGGAACACCTCATTCCGTTTTATGAGAAAAATAATTTTAAAACGAGCAAATCTCAATTCGTACTACATAGGAAATAA
- the surE gene encoding 5'/3'-nucleotidase SurE, with translation MRILVTNDDGIFHPGLEAMVNVLQHFGEVYVVCPDKERSAISHSITLRNPLKAIQTSLFSSSVHSWMVNGTPADCMKLALEVLMKEPPDIVFSGINIGPNLGRDVYYSGTIAGATEASLSEIPAVAVSLASLESTNINYQQVKPLFYQIAEVILQNQIPKGMILNINLPYTSKELCKGVKVVPLDMSVPRYRYVGLNDPHGQLYYWLKDEYQQLTGLPKDKDFSALREGFITVSPIEMRGTQKRKTDQINRWFHHFNRNKEEFFHV, from the coding sequence TTGAGGATATTAGTCACTAATGATGATGGCATTTTTCATCCTGGACTAGAAGCGATGGTCAATGTGCTACAACATTTTGGGGAAGTGTATGTCGTTTGCCCAGATAAAGAGCGCAGTGCTATCAGTCACTCTATCACACTAAGAAATCCGCTAAAAGCCATTCAAACGAGTCTTTTCTCGTCTAGCGTTCATTCATGGATGGTAAATGGGACACCAGCCGATTGTATGAAGTTAGCTCTGGAAGTATTAATGAAAGAACCTCCCGATATAGTGTTTTCCGGGATTAATATAGGACCAAACCTAGGAAGAGATGTGTATTACTCTGGCACAATTGCCGGGGCAACAGAAGCATCGTTATCTGAAATACCAGCCGTAGCGGTTTCCCTTGCCTCCCTAGAAAGTACAAATATCAATTACCAGCAAGTGAAGCCGTTATTTTATCAAATTGCGGAGGTGATCTTACAAAATCAAATTCCAAAAGGGATGATTTTAAACATTAACTTACCTTATACGTCCAAGGAGCTTTGTAAAGGAGTAAAAGTGGTCCCATTAGATATGTCTGTACCTCGTTACCGTTACGTGGGACTTAACGATCCACATGGGCAGCTCTATTACTGGCTAAAGGATGAATATCAACAGCTGACAGGGTTACCGAAGGATAAAGATTTTAGTGCACTAAGAGAAGGATTCATAACCGTATCCCCTATCGAGATGAGAGGGACACAAAAAAGAAAAACGGACCAAATTAATCGATGGTTCCATCATTTCAATCGAAATAAGGAGGAATTTTTCCATGTCTAA
- a CDS encoding ABC transporter permease has product MKANVSSSREIVPTKALSSLFTPKKLLTWTGIPIIFVIFLLPIYRLIALSFQKDGAFALTNYTTILQDPTTWSVIQNTLIIVVGSTAISVTLGVSFAWLVAYTDLRAKKLMQIFIILPFVIPSYISTLAWTQFFGASGLFQKVASLLPFSVPDINLYSLAGIIFVLGLSHYPLVYLLSVSVLRKIPRELEQATRVSGASRWTTFLKVTIPLALPGIASGGFLAFLANLDNFGIPAFLGIPANISVLSTYIYQQVVGFGPSAFANAATLSVILGVIALLGTLFQWLLLRKSKRIETTTEDKQPRYYLGKKKIWIEVMLWCFFLLTGVIPLVSMAMTSLLTAYGVDFTLENISLKNYQFILDTSPKAKQAFFNSVTLASLTTIIGIVVGTAFAYYRIRKPNPLNKWTEISIGLPYALPGTVMALSMIFAWMEPLPGWNPGIYGSIMILFIAYITRFLILQVRGSITAVMQVDISMEEAAQVSGSNGWAKWRKILIPLLLPGVLSGAFLVFLTALTELTVSSLLWSSNSETIGVVIFGYEQAGYSTYSTAFSSLIVGLIILGFFLLYVLESFWNRKVGKQS; this is encoded by the coding sequence ATGAAAGCAAATGTATCTTCTAGTAGAGAGATAGTGCCAACTAAGGCATTATCTTCTCTATTTACACCAAAAAAATTACTAACATGGACTGGCATCCCGATTATTTTTGTCATTTTTCTTTTACCAATATATCGATTAATTGCCCTAAGCTTCCAAAAGGATGGAGCTTTTGCATTAACCAATTACACGACTATCCTTCAGGACCCAACGACTTGGTCCGTTATTCAGAACACCTTGATTATCGTTGTTGGATCTACAGCTATATCAGTCACACTAGGGGTTTCATTTGCATGGTTAGTTGCTTACACAGACTTACGCGCTAAAAAACTGATGCAAATATTTATTATTCTACCTTTTGTCATTCCGTCTTATATATCTACGCTGGCTTGGACGCAGTTTTTTGGAGCAAGCGGACTTTTTCAAAAAGTAGCATCCCTTCTCCCTTTTTCTGTTCCAGATATAAATCTTTACAGCTTAGCGGGGATCATATTTGTGCTTGGCTTATCGCATTATCCTTTAGTTTATTTGCTTTCTGTTAGTGTATTAAGAAAAATTCCACGTGAATTGGAGCAAGCTACCCGAGTATCAGGAGCTAGTAGGTGGACGACGTTTTTAAAAGTAACTATCCCTTTAGCTTTACCGGGAATTGCAAGCGGTGGATTTCTTGCCTTTTTAGCTAATTTAGATAACTTCGGCATCCCTGCCTTCTTAGGTATTCCAGCTAACATAAGTGTGTTAAGTACGTATATCTATCAACAAGTAGTAGGGTTTGGACCTTCTGCTTTCGCTAATGCTGCCACTCTTTCTGTGATTTTAGGTGTAATTGCATTACTTGGAACCTTATTTCAGTGGCTTTTGCTAAGAAAATCAAAACGAATCGAAACCACAACAGAGGACAAACAGCCTCGTTATTATTTAGGGAAGAAGAAAATATGGATAGAAGTCATGTTATGGTGTTTCTTCCTTCTTACAGGTGTCATTCCACTTGTTTCCATGGCTATGACTTCTCTCTTGACGGCTTATGGAGTAGATTTCACGTTAGAAAATATAAGTCTAAAAAACTATCAATTCATCCTAGATACGAGTCCGAAAGCAAAGCAAGCATTCTTTAATAGTGTGACCCTTGCTTCCTTAACGACAATTATTGGGATTGTCGTAGGGACGGCATTTGCCTATTACCGTATTCGTAAGCCGAATCCATTAAACAAGTGGACAGAAATCTCGATTGGATTACCATACGCACTACCTGGGACCGTCATGGCGCTTTCCATGATTTTTGCTTGGATGGAGCCCCTTCCCGGGTGGAATCCTGGTATCTATGGGTCGATCATGATTCTGTTTATCGCCTATATTACGAGATTCCTCATCTTACAGGTCCGTGGCAGTATCACAGCCGTCATGCAAGTAGATATTTCCATGGAGGAAGCCGCACAGGTTAGTGGGTCGAATGGCTGGGCAAAGTGGAGAAAAATTTTAATCCCTCTTCTTTTACCCGGTGTACTAAGCGGAGCGTTTTTGGTCTTTTTAACGGCCTTAACAGAATTAACGGTGTCCTCTTTATTGTGGTCCAGTAATTCCGAAACGATTGGAGTCGTTATTTTCGGTTACGAGCAAGCTGGCTATTCGACTTATTCTACAGCCTTTTCCAGTTTAATTGTCGGTTTAATTATCCTTGGGTTTTTCTTGTTGTACGTATTGGAATCTTTTTGGAATCGAAAGGTGGGAAAACAGTCATGA
- a CDS encoding DJ-1/PfpI family protein: MSQRTVGIFLFNEVEVLDFAGPFEVFSLTTLPQTDEKPFNVKTISENGKAISARNRLVVTPDFSFANHPSLDILIIPGGFGAEEIEIHNSKAINWMKEQGSKVEIVTSVCTGALLLAKAGLLDGRKATTHWMDVDRLEREFPSVMVQRNVKFVDEGSIITSGGISAGINMSFHLISRLHGKEVAEQTAKRMEYEIVL; the protein is encoded by the coding sequence ATGTCTCAAAGAACAGTCGGAATATTTCTTTTTAATGAAGTGGAAGTATTAGATTTTGCAGGGCCTTTTGAAGTCTTCTCACTTACTACGCTTCCTCAGACAGATGAGAAACCCTTTAATGTTAAAACAATTTCCGAGAATGGAAAGGCGATATCAGCAAGGAATAGATTAGTGGTTACTCCAGATTTTAGTTTTGCTAACCATCCTTCATTAGATATTTTGATTATTCCAGGTGGCTTTGGAGCAGAAGAGATAGAGATACATAATTCAAAAGCGATTAACTGGATGAAAGAACAAGGTTCAAAAGTAGAAATTGTAACTTCGGTTTGTACAGGAGCATTATTACTAGCAAAAGCAGGTTTGCTTGATGGGCGCAAAGCAACCACTCATTGGATGGATGTAGATAGATTAGAAAGGGAATTTCCTTCGGTAATGGTACAAAGAAATGTGAAGTTTGTGGATGAAGGTTCCATTATAACTTCAGGGGGAATTTCTGCGGGGATTAACATGTCCTTTCATTTAATATCTAGACTTCATGGAAAAGAGGTTGCGGAACAAACTGCTAAGAGAATGGAATATGAAATTGTGCTTTAA
- a CDS encoding MFS transporter, with protein MKQNKNFALLLVGQSLANIGDVLYVVSIISLIFVWTGSATASSFVPFTITTSMFISSLLTPLLIGKVNLKWLMAGSQIGKTVLLLILGLVLMGLAATHFYVIFLIISLIAFLDGCANPIRQTLIPHYVNSDALIQANGLAQTVTQVIEAVMWFVGSLFLLFLTSQQLIWLVGGLFGIASIVLCFLENVEHSSAEPRGKLDQVKEGWKTLSKTPVLRRIAWIDFLETLAGTVWIAAILYVFVSDALHVGEKWWGFINGAFCLGLIVGSLYCVRYSKLVEKRMSTFILIGSVLGFIVTVLFSMNSIPIVALFLSLCVGVFMQIKNIPQQTVVQTSVAKEQLSTVYTSLSAIATGVFGVGSLLMGFLADLIGIRFVFLFAALLLALVIGIVWKSKHLFVKHITE; from the coding sequence ATGAAACAGAATAAAAATTTCGCTTTATTGCTAGTCGGACAATCGCTTGCGAATATAGGAGATGTCTTGTATGTTGTAAGCATTATTAGTCTTATTTTTGTCTGGACGGGTTCAGCAACAGCGTCATCCTTCGTACCGTTTACAATTACAACCTCGATGTTCATTTCGAGTTTGTTAACACCACTATTGATCGGTAAAGTGAATTTGAAGTGGTTAATGGCAGGTTCACAAATTGGGAAAACGGTGTTGTTACTTATACTAGGGCTTGTGTTGATGGGGCTAGCTGCAACGCATTTCTATGTTATTTTTCTTATAATTTCGTTGATTGCTTTTCTAGATGGCTGTGCCAATCCAATTCGGCAAACGCTCATTCCGCATTACGTCAATTCGGACGCCTTAATCCAGGCAAACGGTCTTGCGCAAACAGTCACACAAGTGATTGAAGCGGTGATGTGGTTTGTTGGTAGTTTGTTTTTACTTTTTCTAACGTCCCAACAGCTCATATGGCTGGTCGGAGGATTATTTGGAATTGCGAGTATTGTGTTGTGTTTCTTAGAAAATGTGGAGCATTCATCTGCAGAGCCAAGAGGAAAGCTGGATCAGGTGAAAGAAGGCTGGAAGACACTTTCCAAGACGCCTGTTTTAAGGAGAATTGCTTGGATAGATTTTTTAGAAACATTGGCAGGGACTGTTTGGATTGCAGCTATTTTGTACGTGTTCGTGAGTGATGCCCTCCACGTAGGTGAAAAATGGTGGGGCTTTATCAATGGAGCTTTCTGTCTAGGACTGATTGTCGGAAGCTTGTATTGTGTTCGTTATTCAAAGCTTGTTGAGAAACGAATGAGTACATTTATTTTAATTGGTTCGGTTTTGGGCTTCATCGTTACGGTTCTATTTAGTATGAATAGTATTCCCATTGTCGCCCTATTTTTGTCCTTATGCGTTGGGGTGTTTATGCAAATCAAAAATATTCCACAACAAACCGTAGTCCAGACGAGTGTAGCAAAGGAGCAGCTTTCGACCGTGTACACGTCATTAAGTGCGATTGCTACGGGAGTGTTTGGTGTTGGCTCACTCCTGATGGGATTTTTAGCGGACTTAATAGGCATTCGCTTTGTATTCTTGTTTGCGGCACTGCTATTAGCATTAGTAATCGGAATTGTTTGGAAGAGCAAGCATTTGTTTGTCAAACATATAACGGAATAA